From the Scatophagus argus isolate fScaArg1 chromosome 21, fScaArg1.pri, whole genome shotgun sequence genome, one window contains:
- the LOC124053176 gene encoding somatostatin receptor type 5: MCQDRMDTARLPDVDYNQTYVDDHFYFEDNINGFGITMAILYLVVCIVGLAGNSLVILAILKLDKMSSSTTVYIFNLALADGLFMIGLPFIASQNFQNQWMFGDITCKVVMVLDGINQFTSVFCLTVMSIDRYMALANPVRFARWRKPRCAKIVSAFLWLFSLLTILPMALHFSADKGLCVPDIISDAWWLSILSYTFVMGFALPFMVMTAFYTGLLLTLRSQRLRATTLNHESHRLEQQVTKMVVAVVVVFGMCWLPFYTFNFCSLYQTGLVQTFARAFEFVVLLSYSWSCANPILYACLSDTFRRHFHTLLCPVAKSSPSMQCDTERYDLNDTGVRDVTILA; the protein is encoded by the coding sequence ATGTGCCAAGACAGAATGGACACCGCACGTTTGCCAGATGTAGACTACAATCAGACCTATGTGGATGATCATTTTTACTTTGAGGACAATATTAATGGCTTTGGCATCACTATGGCTATACTCTACTTGGTGGTTTGCATCGTGGGACTAGCCGGGAACTCCCTCGTCATTTTAGCCATTTTGAAATTGGACAAAATGTCGTCTTCCACAACTGTGTACATTTTCAACCTGGCGCTGGCCGATGGACTCTTCATGATTGGTCTTCCATTCATAGCGAGCCAGAACTTTCAGAATCAATGGATGTTTGGCGACATAACGTGCAAAGTTGTCATGGTGCTGGATGGCATCAACCAGTTCACCAGCGTCTTTTGTCTGACAGTGATGAGCATCGACCGCTACATGGCCCTGGCCAACCCTGTCCGGTTTGCCCGCTGGAGAAAGCCACGCTGTGCCAAGATTGTTTCAGCGTTCTTGTGGCTGTTCTCGCTCCTCACCATCCTTCCCATGGCGCTTCACTTCTCAGCTGATAAAGGCTTGTGTGTGCCAGACATTATTTCAGATGCCTGGTGGCTCAGCATCTTGTCTTACACCTTCGTCATGGGGTTTGCTTTGCCATTCATGGTCATGACAGCATTCTACACGGGactgctgctcaccctgaggtcCCAGCGGCTCAGAGCGACAACGCTGAACCACGAGAGCCACCGTCTAGAGCAACAGGTTACCAAAATGGTGGTCGCAGTGGTGGTAGTATTTGGGATGTGCTGGCTGCCATTTTACACGTTCAACTTCTGTTCCCTGTATCAAACTGGCCTCGTCCAGACCTTCGCCAGAGCTTTTGAGTTTGTAGTCCTGCTGTCATACTCATGGAGCTGTGCTAACCCAATTCTCTATGCCTGCCTCTCTGACACGTTCAGGAGACACTTCCACACCCTCCTCTGCCCCGTCGCCAAGTCATCTCCCAGCATGCAGTGCGACACTGAACGGTATGACTTAAATGATACAGGTGTTCGGGATGTGACTATTCTGGCATGA